The nucleotide sequence ACCATCTGAGTCACTATCATCTCCGCCGtgctcttcatcctcctcctcatcatcgtcgtcattctcctcttcctcctcatcgcTGTTTTCCCCACCAGGGATGACGCAAACTCCAGAATCAACAACCAAGCCGCGGCGACTCCGTGGCTCCAGCTTAGGCTGAGGTATCTCGCCGTCgtactcttcctcttcctcgtcaTCGTCCTCCTCTTCGGAGGTGTCATCTTCAGATCTAGTGGGAAAGAAAAGTATTTAACCAGCATAAAGATGGAGGAGCTCCTTTTTGGGGTGCTTCTATCCTGACATAGAAGAACTTACAGTTTGAGTGGCTGAATGCTGACAGGAAGTGGGCGACCTCGTTCTGCTTGGTAGTCTGGAGGCGTTTCAAAGAGTAATGTGTGAGCACGTTGAGAGCCGTCTGGGTTGGGGTGAACGGGACCTGGACTGGACAGAGCTCGCTGGATCATGATGTGAAGTGGGACAGGCGCCGGGCGCTGGGGTGACTCACTGACGGGACTCGGGGGATCAAACAAGATCGGTATAGGCTGGGGCACTGGGTGCGGGTAAGAGTGTTGATGATGAAGTTGGTGGGGGTGCGCGTGTTGTCGGGGTGGAGAAGGCGGTATGTGCGACGGAAGCGGAGGGGAtgagggaggaggaggcagcTGGAAGCTCACAGAGCCGTGGTCCTCCAGAGAAAGCGGCGAGGGCGTGAGGGGATGGCTTGAGGCGGAGGAGTCGTCCGTGTTGCGTTTGGTGACTGGGGTGGTTCTCTTTGGAGGCATGGGCGGGGAGGGCTTCGCTGGGACGAGACTGGCACCGCCGGCACCTTGGCTGAGGTCTCCTGAGAAGAAAGCCACCATTAATATTGAATCCTAAAGCCTCTTAGGCCAGGAAGCGAGCGTCCCCGgcctttgttttattcttgtgcTAACGTGGAATGAAAGCACATGCTTCTTCAGCTGTAAACATTGGCAACATTCAATTGGACAGAATACAAATTAGCAACTGGAATTACATGTCTGACTGAACATGAATGCTTCCAGAGAAAGACATCACATAACTGTGTCAACATGGATGCACACATTGAGCTGACACGCTAGTGTGCAACATGTGAGCCCGCGTCAAGAGCGatggagaagacaaaaaaaaccagcCTGCATGCTCAACGCAGCCAAACCGGGTGTCGGATAAAAAACCTTGTGGACAAGCAGCTCAGATGTACTCATAAGTGACATGCAAATTTTTACACCTGCATATTCATCCTAAATCCTCAAAAAtcgtgtttttgtttagtcagcGCCGCGGTGAGTGTGAGCAGATTGTGAGCATGCGTAGATCTCAAGTCAACTGCAGTCCTTCTGGTCCATTCATTCATATCCATCCCATTGGAGCAGCAGAGTTGAGCAGCTTACATCCTTCAAATTCCATTGATGCATTGCAGGCAGGCCACAGACCTGCTAAAGGCTCACGCTCATTCACATGCCAAAGTAGAGTAGCAAACTAAATACGCTCAACTTACGACAGCCTATACGAAGCAAATAGCGAGCACGGCGTCTGCTCAAAATGGCCATGCAACTTGTGGATATCACATTGAAAGTGACGCAAACAAGGTCCGTGGGGGAAGAAGATACGTGGACGGCCAGAGAAGACGCCATACGATGAAGAATGCAGACACGGGGGGGGGCGCTCTGGTTACAGATCCTTTTTACCTGAGCGCAGGCCTCCAGCCCGCCGGCACAGGTAGACAGGCAGGGACAGATAGACATCATACTCGCACTCTCGCTTCCAGCAGGACCAGTAGAGCGGAAGCTGAGCGTGCTCTCCACCCTGTAGGGCGGAGACTAACAAGGAGGAGATGGAGGCCTTCAGCTCGAGGTGTTTTAAAGACTGCGGCGACTACCACGGGTTGTTTAGACACTAGTTTAAAATGGGAGTAATACTAGCAGCATCTGGACTAAACATTTGTTTTCGTTTCTCTCAGTATTGTTAGAAAGTAAAGACAGATTGTTTTCTATTTGTCCAAGTCAACTGTGCAGCCGGTAAagtcctccaaaaaaaaaaaaaaaaaacatctcacaCCTTCATCATGCCAGAAAACTtgcccacgcacacacaataaAACGCACTAAGTTGAATCATCATTATCAAGATTCACAAGAATCAAAGTCGACATTCACACTCCGAAGACAATTCTCAAACAATTCCACTCGCGGAAAACAACAACCAAATGTTAAGATCCATTGAGgcacttgcaaaaagtttgccaTCTGAGGGATCATCAGGGACATTCCTAACTTTTGCAAAATCTCATCAAGTCATTAAAGCTTACCCAGCATGCCGGAGCTGCCTCTGTTCACCGGCTTGGGCGGCGGCTGAGGCGGCTGCTTGGTGCCCTGAGTGCCCGCCGACGAGGCTGCCGATGAAGACGACGGCTGTGCGGCCGCCGACACGTTCCTTGtcggcttgggtgcgctattcgaggaggcggaggaggatgGGTACTGGGCTGAGGCGTGATTGCTTGAGCTGCGAGATGGCCCCTCGCTGCCTGGTTCAGGCGTGGAGCTTATCAACCATTTTGGAGGCAGGACGGATTGTTTAGGCGGCAGAGGTTCGCGGAGGGTGTCCTTCAGTGCTTCAGGGTCTGGGACAAAATGGCTGTCTGACTCTATGAAAAACAAGACATCCTATTTggaaaccatttaaaaaaaaatcataacatgAGCAGAATATGTTGAGTGACACAGAAATGAGCCGTTTCACCACTCCTAGCATGATTGCACTTGATTTCGAATTGCATCGTGTAGGTGGCTGCAATTACGGCACACTCAGCCCCAAACATATCCGAGTCATCCAACAATCTACCTCACATCTGTAACTCAAACATTTCTGTTTTACCGTATTTATTTAAAGAGCAGCCTCTGTCTACCCTTGAAGATTTAAATCAAGTGAAAATTAGGATAAGTGATACTGGTTGCCCATTTGAGTATGCCCGTCTTAAAAGAGCATTTAACGTCTTCACCACTCTTCGGAGCGTTCGCGTTAAAGGGCAACGAAGAGTAGAGTGATTGTGCCACATTAATTAGGAAAGGAGATGAGAGGACCGAGCTATTCCCCAATGTTCCTTAATAAGAAGATGGAGCAGGACTCGAGGGAGCTTGTCTCTCGCTGAGAGGACAGCAGCATGCTAACAAACCGTTAAAATGTATGCATGATGTCATTGTTTGAAAACTTCTACATTCCTTTCCTGGAAAAATGTGAGATAACATAAGTGACTCACCTCGACGGGCTCTTCCCTCTTCGGCAGACCCGTGTCGGGGGAGCGTTGGCTTCCAATCGACGTCGGGCACGCGACTCCTCCTACCGTCCTCTGAGGGGGCTTTCTGCAGCCCGGGCCGGCGCTGTCCATCTTCCGGGTGAAAGTGCCCGCTGCTTCTGCCCTCATCCATCTGATTGTGACCCTGTCCTTGCCACGCCGTGTTAGACTTCCACTCTGTCTCCCCGTGCCCACGAGGCGCTCCGACGCCGCTTCCTCTCTGCCCTTCCTCCCCCCTGGAGCCTGGAACTCTCCGGCGTTCTCCATCTGGGGGAGATCGGCCTCGATGCTCGTCCGAATGGGCTAGCCAAGTAGGGTTTATCCGAAAGTCTGA is from Syngnathus scovelli strain Florida chromosome 9, RoL_Ssco_1.2, whole genome shotgun sequence and encodes:
- the phactr4b gene encoding phosphatase and actin regulator 4B isoform X2, producing the protein MACCFKTRYYGSWTLSSHFPDDESEKHQSTMAGETNSSGGSTPPQKRKGKFSSLGKIFKPWKWRKKKSSEKFKEASDELERKMSTRRTRQELINEGLLKEVPDNDADGAAQSLKQPFVKNGHTLPVSGGAGRSNQGRLHSDSDFRINPTWLAHSDEHRGRSPPDGERRRVPGSRGEEGQRGSGVGAPRGHGETEWKSNTAWQGQGHNQMDEGRSSGHFHPEDGQRRPGLQKAPSEDGRRSRVPDVDWKPTLPRHGSAEEGRARRESDSHFVPDPEALKDTLREPLPPKQSVLPPKWLISSTPEPGSEGPSRSSSNHASAQYPSSSASSNSAPKPTRNVSAAAQPSSSSAASSAGTQGTKQPPQPPPKPVNRGSSGMLVSALQGGEHAQLPLYWSCWKRECEYDVYLSLPVYLCRRAGGLRSGDLSQGAGGASLVPAKPSPPMPPKRTTPVTKRNTDDSSASSHPLTPSPLSLEDHGSVSFQLPPPPSSPPLPSHIPPSPPRQHAHPHQLHHQHSYPHPVPQPIPILFDPPSPVSESPQRPAPVPLHIMIQRALSSPGPVHPNPDGSQRAHTLLFETPPDYQAERGRPLPVSIQPLKLSEDDTSEEEDDDEEEEEYDGEIPQPKLEPRSRRGLVVDSGVCVIPGGENSDEEEEENDDDDEEEDEEHGGDDSDSDGPVPFKEQESDEEDEPLSALASKVKRKDTLALKLSSRPSAPDRDRFVQERGTRDDELPGQSSLTWQSREQWEAIRTQIGTALTRRLSQRPTAEELEQRNILQPKNQADRQAEVREIKRRLTRKLSQRPTVAELQARKILRFHEYVEVTDAQDYDRRADKPWTKLTPADKAAIRKELNDYKSTEMEVHEESKIYTRYHRP
- the phactr4b gene encoding phosphatase and actin regulator 4B isoform X5, translating into MENRDDESEKHQSTMAGETNSSGGSTPPQKRKGKFSSLGKIFKPWKWRKKKSSEKFKEASDELERKMSTRRTRQELINEGLLKEVPDNDADGAAQSLKQPFVKNGHTLPVSGGAGRSNQGRLHSDSDFRINPTWLAHSDEHRGRSPPDGERRRVPGSRGEEGQRGSGVGAPRGHGETEWKSNTAWQGQGHNQMDEGRSSGHFHPEDGQRRPGLQKAPSEDGRRSRVPDVDWKPTLPRHGSAEEGRARRESDSHFVPDPEALKDTLREPLPPKQSVLPPKWLISSTPEPGSEGPSRSSSNHASAQYPSSSASSNSAPKPTRNVSAAAQPSSSSAASSAGTQGTKQPPQPPPKPVNRGSSGMLGDLSQGAGGASLVPAKPSPPMPPKRTTPVTKRNTDDSSASSHPLTPSPLSLEDHGSVSFQLPPPPSSPPLPSHIPPSPPRQHAHPHQLHHQHSYPHPVPQPIPILFDPPSPVSESPQRPAPVPLHIMIQRALSSPGPVHPNPDGSQRAHTLLFETPPDYQAERGRPLPVSIQPLKLSEDDTSEEEDDDEEEEEYDGEIPQPKLEPRSRRGLVVDSGVCVIPGGENSDEEEEENDDDDEEEDEEHGGDDSDSDGPVPFKEQESDEEDEPLSALASKVKRKDTLALKLSSRPSAPDRDRFVQERGTRDDELPGQSSLTWQSREQWEAIRTQIGTALTRRLSQRPTAEELEQRNILQPKNQADRQAEVREIKRRLTRKLSQRPTVAELQARKILRFHEYVEVTDAQDYDRRADKPWTKLTPADKAAIRKELNDYKSTEMEVHEESKIYTRYHRP
- the phactr4b gene encoding phosphatase and actin regulator 4B isoform X3, giving the protein MENRDDESEKHQSTMAGETNSSGGSTPPQKRKGKFSSLGKIFKPWKWRKKKSSEKFKEASDELERKMSTRRTRQELINEGLLKEVPDNDADGAAQSLKQPFVKNGHTLPVSGGAGRSNQGRLHSDSDFRINPTWLAHSDEHRGRSPPDGERRRVPGSRGEEGQRGSGVGAPRGHGETEWKSNTAWQGQGHNQMDEGRSSGHFHPEDGQRRPGLQKAPSEDGRRSRVPDVDWKPTLPRHGSAEEGRARRESDSHFVPDPEALKDTLREPLPPKQSVLPPKWLISSTPEPGSEGPSRSSSNHASAQYPSSSASSNSAPKPTRNVSAAAQPSSSSAASSAGTQGTKQPPQPPPKPVNRGSSGMLVSALQGGEHAQLPLYWSCWKRECEYDVYLSLPVYLCRRAGGLRSGDLSQGAGGASLVPAKPSPPMPPKRTTPVTKRNTDDSSASSHPLTPSPLSLEDHGSVSFQLPPPPSSPPLPSHIPPSPPRQHAHPHQLHHQHSYPHPVPQPIPILFDPPSPVSESPQRPAPVPLHIMIQRALSSPGPVHPNPDGSQRAHTLLFETPPDYQAERGRPLPVSIQPLKLSEDDTSEEEDDDEEEEEYDGEIPQPKLEPRSRRGLVVDSGVCVIPGGENSDEEEEENDDDDEEEDEEHGGDDSDSDGPVPFKEQESDEEDEPLSALASKVKRKDTLALKLSSRPSAPDRDRFVQERGTRDDELPGQSSLTWQSREQWEAIRTQIGTALTRRLSQRPTAEELEQRNILQPKNQADRQAEVREIKRRLTRKLSQRPTVAELQARKILRFHEYVEVTDAQDYDRRADKPWTKLTPADKAAIRKELNDYKSTEMEVHEESKIYTRYHRP
- the phactr4b gene encoding phosphatase and actin regulator 4B isoform X1 → MGQSLRVETPAQESLQRNNGDDESEKHQSTMAGETNSSGGSTPPQKRKGKFSSLGKIFKPWKWRKKKSSEKFKEASDELERKMSTRRTRQELINEGLLKEVPDNDADGAAQSLKQPFVKNGHTLPVSGGAGRSNQGRLHSDSDFRINPTWLAHSDEHRGRSPPDGERRRVPGSRGEEGQRGSGVGAPRGHGETEWKSNTAWQGQGHNQMDEGRSSGHFHPEDGQRRPGLQKAPSEDGRRSRVPDVDWKPTLPRHGSAEEGRARRESDSHFVPDPEALKDTLREPLPPKQSVLPPKWLISSTPEPGSEGPSRSSSNHASAQYPSSSASSNSAPKPTRNVSAAAQPSSSSAASSAGTQGTKQPPQPPPKPVNRGSSGMLVSALQGGEHAQLPLYWSCWKRECEYDVYLSLPVYLCRRAGGLRSGDLSQGAGGASLVPAKPSPPMPPKRTTPVTKRNTDDSSASSHPLTPSPLSLEDHGSVSFQLPPPPSSPPLPSHIPPSPPRQHAHPHQLHHQHSYPHPVPQPIPILFDPPSPVSESPQRPAPVPLHIMIQRALSSPGPVHPNPDGSQRAHTLLFETPPDYQAERGRPLPVSIQPLKLSEDDTSEEEDDDEEEEEYDGEIPQPKLEPRSRRGLVVDSGVCVIPGGENSDEEEEENDDDDEEEDEEHGGDDSDSDGPVPFKEQESDEEDEPLSALASKVKRKDTLALKLSSRPSAPDRDRFVQERGTRDDELPGQSSLTWQSREQWEAIRTQIGTALTRRLSQRPTAEELEQRNILQPKNQADRQAEVREIKRRLTRKLSQRPTVAELQARKILRFHEYVEVTDAQDYDRRADKPWTKLTPADKAAIRKELNDYKSTEMEVHEESKIYTRYHRP
- the phactr4b gene encoding phosphatase and actin regulator 4B isoform X4; its protein translation is MGQSLRVETPAQESLQRNNGDDESEKHQSTMAGETNSSGGSTPPQKRKGKFSSLGKIFKPWKWRKKKSSEKFKEASDELERKMSTRRTRQELINEGLLKEVPDNDADGAAQSLKQPFVKNGHTLPVSGGAGRSNQGRLHSDSDFRINPTWLAHSDEHRGRSPPDGERRRVPGSRGEEGQRGSGVGAPRGHGETEWKSNTAWQGQGHNQMDEGRSSGHFHPEDGQRRPGLQKAPSEDGRRSRVPDVDWKPTLPRHGSAEEGRARRESDSHFVPDPEALKDTLREPLPPKQSVLPPKWLISSTPEPGSEGPSRSSSNHASAQYPSSSASSNSAPKPTRNVSAAAQPSSSSAASSAGTQGTKQPPQPPPKPVNRGSSGMLGDLSQGAGGASLVPAKPSPPMPPKRTTPVTKRNTDDSSASSHPLTPSPLSLEDHGSVSFQLPPPPSSPPLPSHIPPSPPRQHAHPHQLHHQHSYPHPVPQPIPILFDPPSPVSESPQRPAPVPLHIMIQRALSSPGPVHPNPDGSQRAHTLLFETPPDYQAERGRPLPVSIQPLKLSEDDTSEEEDDDEEEEEYDGEIPQPKLEPRSRRGLVVDSGVCVIPGGENSDEEEEENDDDDEEEDEEHGGDDSDSDGPVPFKEQESDEEDEPLSALASKVKRKDTLALKLSSRPSAPDRDRFVQERGTRDDELPGQSSLTWQSREQWEAIRTQIGTALTRRLSQRPTAEELEQRNILQPKNQADRQAEVREIKRRLTRKLSQRPTVAELQARKILRFHEYVEVTDAQDYDRRADKPWTKLTPADKAAIRKELNDYKSTEMEVHEESKIYTRYHRP